Part of the uncultured Fibrobacter sp. genome, CCATGCGCGGGTGCATGAGCATATCGGCGATCACGTCTACGGCGAGCGACAAGTGGCTGCGTTCAATCTGCGCGTAGAATCCCGTTTCTTGGCGGGTGGTGTAGGCTTCCAGGTTCCCGCCCTTGTCTTCGATAGCGCGGGCGATTTCAAGTGCGCTCCGGGTTTCGGTACCCTTGAATACTAGGTGCTCGTAAAAGTGGCTCAGGCCAAATTCATCTTTTGCTTCGTGACGCGATCCGCGCGGCACCCAGACGCCAACCGCGACCGAGTAAGCATGCGGCATATAGTCCGTCAAAATAGTGATACCGTTATCGAGAACTGTTTTCTTTACAATCTGTTTCATAGCTCTTTTCTCTAGTTTCTCGTCTGTAGGACCTCAGGTCCGTTCTCTCGTCTTTTAGCATATTCGTTAATCTTTCAAGGTCCCTGAGCCTGCCGAAGGGCCGAAGTCGAAGGATCTATGTCTTATTTCCTCTTGCGTTCGCATACTCCCTGTGTTGCTTCTTTACTTCTTCGCTCACGTTCATGCAACCTTGCAATTTGTAGTAAAAGTCTTCGAGCTGTTGCATCGTGTAAATCGTCTTGCGGCTTGCAATGCGCTTGAGTAGGGCGTCCTGCAATTCGCTGCAGTGGACGATGCTCCAGAATTCGTTGTCCTTGGGAACTTTTCGCAAGGTGCACCGGTCGCTGAAAACCACGAACGAAATAAAATGCGCCTGCTCGTGACGAATTTTCAGGAAATGTTCCAATGCCATAATGTGCCCGATGTTCTGGCGAATCGGGTTGTGGAACGTATGTTCGGTGTTTGCGCTCAGGTGCTGGATCCAGCGTTCGCTTTCGAGGTCGCCTGCGATTTCGCCCGAAAGGTTCTTGCTTTCGAGAACGTAGATGCCCGACTGGTGTAAAAGCAGCGCGTCGATTTCGGTGTAGCCTGCGCGGGCGGGAATGTACAAGTTTTGCATTAGCACATAGCGGCGCTTGTCGGTGTCGCAGACGCGTGCGGTGAGTGCCATCATGGCCGCTTCGCCAAAGATTCCGCGCGGGTCGTTTGCGATTCGCTCGTCGTTGAATTTCGGGTCCGGCTTAAAGAAATTCTCGCTGCGTGTGGGCGCGTGCGTAATGCCGTATCCGCCCAATTCAAAAGGCTTGTCCAACCCGCGAATTCCGTTACTTAGCCCCTTGCGGCGTTCCTGCTCAAAGTCGCGGAAAGTCTTGCGGCGACCATCGCCGTGGTACATTTTCGGATTCTTTTTCGGCGTTTTGCCCTTGACCTTAAAAAATACAAGGGCTAGCAACAGAACAATGCCGATAAGAGTCGAAAAAGTCATGCCGCAAGTATAGAAAAACCTGAAACATTCGTTGTGCGGAGCCCGAGGCTAAATAGGCTTTTCTTTTCTGCAATAGAGCCGGGTGGTCTCGGTTGCGTACGGAGCAGGCTAAGCTGTGGCTAGAGTTAGGGGGATTCTTCCCCCTTTCAAATAAGGTGACATTTTTCTAAATTTGCATCTAAGGTGAAAAAGATGCGAAAATTCCTCCTCCCAATCCTCATCGCGCTTTATGCGCTCGCCCTGGTGTCTTGCGATAGCAAGCAGGCGGTAATCCCCAATAAAGTCCACTGCGTTAATGATCTCGGCCACAAGAAGGTGGGCGTGCAGATCGGCAACACCGCCGATATTTACGCGTCTGATTTTGGCGGCGATACCGCGAAAATCGATGTGGACCGCTACACGAAACTCGCTGATGCCATTCAGGCGCTCAAGCAAGGGAAAATCGACGCGGTCTTGAGTGACGACCAGCCCGCCAAGGCGTTCGTGCGCGAAAATCCGTCGCTCCATATTCTCGACGAAGTCTTTGTCGAGGAAATGTACGCGGGCGTTGTCGCGAAGGGGAACGAAGCTCTGCTCGATTCCGTGAACCAGGCGCTCGCCGCCATGAAGCAGGACGGAGTCTACGATTCGCTCTTTAACACTTACATCTACCGCACCGGCGACTACCATTATCAAAAGAAGGTGACCAAAGGTCCGAAGCTTGTGCTCTCGACGAACGCTCAGTTCCCGCCGTACGAATACTACGAAAATGCGAAAATTGTCGGCCTCGATATCGAAATCGTGAACTACATCGCCGACTACCTGAACCGTACCGTCGAAATCCAGGACATCGAATTCGATGCGATTATCAACGCTGTTTCTTCGGGCAAGGCGGATGTCGGCTTCGCAGGCTTTACCGTGACCGAAGAACGCAAGAAGTCCATCAACTTCACGACTCCGTACACGCTCTCGAAAATTGTCGTAATTGTCCGCGGCGACGAGGCGGTGGAAAGCGACGAGAGCTTTGCCGAACATTTCCGCAAGAACTTCGTGAAGGATTCCCGTTGGAAGTTTATCGCGTTGGGCCTCCGCAACACGCTCATCATTTCGCTCTTTGCGGCACTGCTTGGCATTCTGATTGGCTTTGTCGTGGCGCAAATTCGCACCGGCAACGAATTCAACGGCCGCTACAAGGTTCTGAACGCACTGACTAAAGTCTACCTCGCCGTAATACGCGGCACCCCGATGATGATCCAGCTGCTCATCATTTACTACATCGTCTTCTCGTCGGTGAACGTGAACAAGATTCTTGTGGCGATTGTCGCGTTCGGCGTGAACTCGGGTGCCTACGTTTCTGAAATTATCCGTAGCGGCATCAAGGGCGTGGACCCGGGCCAGATCGAGGCGGGGCGCAGTCTCGGACTCAAGTTCCGCACGGTCCTTTACCACATCGTTTACCCACAGGCATTCAAGAACTCGCTCCCTGCGCTTACGAATGAATTTATCACTCTCATCAAGGAAACGTCTATTTGCGGCTACATCGGCCTGATGGACTTGACGCGCGGTGGTGACATTATCCGTAGCATGACCTACGAAGCGATGCTCCCGCTCCTTGCCGTGGCTGCCATTTACTTTGTCATTGTTGCCGGGCTTTCGGCCTGTGTTGCAAAGCTTGAAAAGAGGTTGAAGAAAAATGAACGCTAATGCAGAAACTTTAATCCAGGTCAAGGACCTTTGCAAATCTTACGGCGACAAGCAGATTCTCAAGGGAATTTCGCTCGACATTCACCGCGGCGACGTGATTGCGATTATCGGACCTTCGGGTTGCGGCAAGTCGACTTTCTTGCGCCAGCTGAACCTGCTCGAAAAGCCGACGGGTGGCGACATCCTGTTGGACGGCAAGAGCATTTTGGCGAAGGGCGTTTCGAAGCCGAGTATCCGTAGGCGCGTGGGCATGGTGTTCCAGCAGTTCAACCTGTTCAAGAACATGACAGCGCTTAAGAATATCATGTTTGCACCTGTGAAACTGGGGCTTTTGAACAAGGCGGATGCCGAAAAGCGTGCGAAGGAACTCTTGGATCGCATCGGTCTCTTGGATAGGGCGGATCATTACCCGGCGCAGCTCTCTGGTGGTCAGCAGCAGCGTGTGGCGATTGCCCGCGCCATGGCGATGCAGCCCGAGGCAATTCTGTTCGACGAACCGACGAGTGCCCTGGACCCCGAAATGGTCGGCGAAGTCCTCAAGATCATGAAGGACTTGGCAAAAACCGGCATGACGATGGTTGTGGTGACGCACGAAATGAGCTTTGCTCGCGAAGTCGCAAACCGTGTGCTGTTCTTTGCTGACGGCTACGTCAAGGAAGACGGCTCCCCCGAAGAAATCTTCGACAACCCGAAGGATGCCCGCCTCAAGGAATTCCTCTCGGCATTGAAGAAATAATTATGGTGGGGGAGGGGTGGACTTTCACTTTGTTCAAGTCCCAACTGTTCGGCTCGATCATAGCCATGCGAGCATGGCTGCGATACTCGCCTTGTGTAGTTGTCCCCCTCGCTCTAGCCACTGCTCAGCCTGCTCCGCACGCTCACATGGCCTCGGCCTTTGGCCGACGAATGTTCGCTTAGCGGCCAGGCTTTCGCTGTGTCTGCCGCAACCCCCTCGCCTAGGGGGACACCCCCTAACACCCCTGTATCACACTTTAAAATTCATTCAAGTACATTTTGTATATTTATGGATTATGAAGAAGATTAAATTTACCTTGATAGTCCTTTTGGGGCTCTCCCTTGCTGCATTTGCCGAAGAGGCCAAACCCAAGGAACACTTTGTCTTCGATGTGGGTGGCGGTTTTGCAACTTATTCCAGCCTTGCCGTTCTTGGTGGGACTATGGAGGACTTTGATTATTGCAATAATGGGAAATGCGACCCTCCCGACGAAGTTGACTACAAATCAAATTATGCTGTAGCGAGCCTTGGCGCCCGCTACATTTTCACTCCCCATATCGAGGCGGGCCTGGCGGCCTCTTACGAGTACTACAGTTCCTATGAAAGTGTTTGCGAAGGCACTGGCCATGAAATGTATTGTAGAGCGGGAGATTTCCTAGACCACTACTTAGTTCATGTCGCAGTCGAGGGCAAGTTCAACTGGTTCACGCTTTTCGACCATTTTAGGCCTTACAGCCGCGTAGGCGTCGGAGCCTTGCTTGAATTTGATGACGGGCTGGAACGAGCTGGGTTACCGTCTGTCCAGTTGACGCCTGTCGGTTTGGAATTCCCGTTTTCGTATGTAAGTGTGTATGCTGAAATGGGCGCTGGCTATCGTGGTTTCATGAGTGGCGGTATCGCTTTAAGAATCTAATCGGTATAATGTTTCGGGGCCAAGTCTCTAAGCAAAAGGGGAGACATCTCCCTTTACTTACTAAAATCAAAGAATGCCGCGGGGTCCGTTCCGAAGATTTCGCCGAGTTTTATCGCCATCTTGCGTGATACCGCCCTGCGTCCGTTTTCCATGGCACAGAGGTTTTGGACTTGAATTCCGAGTTTTTCGGCAAGGGTGACTTGCGACCAGTTGCGCAAATCGCG contains:
- a CDS encoding nuclease-related domain-containing protein, encoding MTFSTLIGIVLLLALVFFKVKGKTPKKNPKMYHGDGRRKTFRDFEQERRKGLSNGIRGLDKPFELGGYGITHAPTRSENFFKPDPKFNDERIANDPRGIFGEAAMMALTARVCDTDKRRYVLMQNLYIPARAGYTEIDALLLHQSGIYVLESKNLSGEIAGDLESERWIQHLSANTEHTFHNPIRQNIGHIMALEHFLKIRHEQAHFISFVVFSDRCTLRKVPKDNEFWSIVHCSELQDALLKRIASRKTIYTMQQLEDFYYKLQGCMNVSEEVKKQHREYANARGNKT
- a CDS encoding ABC transporter substrate-binding protein/permease, which codes for MRKFLLPILIALYALALVSCDSKQAVIPNKVHCVNDLGHKKVGVQIGNTADIYASDFGGDTAKIDVDRYTKLADAIQALKQGKIDAVLSDDQPAKAFVRENPSLHILDEVFVEEMYAGVVAKGNEALLDSVNQALAAMKQDGVYDSLFNTYIYRTGDYHYQKKVTKGPKLVLSTNAQFPPYEYYENAKIVGLDIEIVNYIADYLNRTVEIQDIEFDAIINAVSSGKADVGFAGFTVTEERKKSINFTTPYTLSKIVVIVRGDEAVESDESFAEHFRKNFVKDSRWKFIALGLRNTLIISLFAALLGILIGFVVAQIRTGNEFNGRYKVLNALTKVYLAVIRGTPMMIQLLIIYYIVFSSVNVNKILVAIVAFGVNSGAYVSEIIRSGIKGVDPGQIEAGRSLGLKFRTVLYHIVYPQAFKNSLPALTNEFITLIKETSICGYIGLMDLTRGGDIIRSMTYEAMLPLLAVAAIYFVIVAGLSACVAKLEKRLKKNER
- a CDS encoding amino acid ABC transporter ATP-binding protein; translated protein: MNANAETLIQVKDLCKSYGDKQILKGISLDIHRGDVIAIIGPSGCGKSTFLRQLNLLEKPTGGDILLDGKSILAKGVSKPSIRRRVGMVFQQFNLFKNMTALKNIMFAPVKLGLLNKADAEKRAKELLDRIGLLDRADHYPAQLSGGQQQRVAIARAMAMQPEAILFDEPTSALDPEMVGEVLKIMKDLAKTGMTMVVVTHEMSFAREVANRVLFFADGYVKEDGSPEEIFDNPKDARLKEFLSALKK